One Euphorbia lathyris chromosome 1, ddEupLath1.1, whole genome shotgun sequence DNA segment encodes these proteins:
- the LOC136207839 gene encoding biogenesis of lysosome-related organelles complex 1 subunit 2, whose translation MAAEKEKEVEIQDELADSFNDLFTSVSTMVKGELQGTSNMLELLEKMNLRVAEEYKGFGDVASGLRVFVEQLKTKSSGFNEYVQQIDTIERQVTEFEALISMLDKYVSLLESEVQSVYQHPPS comes from the exons ATGGCTGCTGAAAAGGAGAAAGAAGTTGAGATTCAAGATGAACTTGCTGATTCATTCAATGATCTCTTCACCAGCGTTTCAACCATGGTCAAGGGTGAACTTCAG GGAACAAGTAACATGTTGGAACTCTTGGAGAAAATGAATCTGAGAGTGGCTGAAGAGTACAAGGGTTTTGGTGATGTAGCTTCGGGGTTAAGAGTTTTTGTGGAGCAGTTGAAGACAAAAAGCTCTGGTTTCAACGAATACGTGCAGCAAATTGATACAATCGAGCGACAAGTAACAGAATTCGAGGCATTAATATCAATGCTTGATAAGTATGTTTCATTGTTAGAATCAGAAGTGCAATCTGTATACCAACATCCACCTTCATGA